Within the Azospirillum brasilense genome, the region CCGGCCACCAAGGCGATTCCGAAGGAAATGCTGCCTTTGGTCGACCGGCCTCTGCTTCAGCATGCCGTGGAAGAGGCGCGGGCCGCCGGCATCGAGGATTTCGTGTTCGTCACGGGCCGCAGCAAACGCGCCATCGAAGACCATTTCGACGCCGACACGGAACTGAACCGCACCCTTGAGGAGCGCGGCAAGCTGGACGCCCTCGAGGTGGTGCGCGACAGCGAGATCGCCCCGGGCCGCTGCTTCTACACGCGCCAGCAGGTTCCGCTGGGCCTCGGCCACGCGGTGTGGTGCGCGCGCGCGGTGATCGGCAACGACCCGTTCGCCATCGTCCTGCCCGACGACTTCGTCCAGGGCGACACCCCCTGCCTGAAGCAGATGGTCGACGCCTACAACGAGGTGGGCGGCAACATCGTCGCCGTCGTGGACGTCCCGCGCGAGCGGACCAGCAGCTACGGCATCCTGGATGTCGAGAAGGACGACGGCCGCCTGGCCACCGTGCGCGGCCTCGTCGAGAAGCCGAAGCCGGAAGAGGCGCCCTCCA harbors:
- the galU gene encoding UTP--glucose-1-phosphate uridylyltransferase GalU is translated as MRKPVRKVVFPVAGLGTRFLPATKAIPKEMLPLVDRPLLQHAVEEARAAGIEDFVFVTGRSKRAIEDHFDADTELNRTLEERGKLDALEVVRDSEIAPGRCFYTRQQVPLGLGHAVWCARAVIGNDPFAIVLPDDFVQGDTPCLKQMVDAYNEVGGNIVAVVDVPRERTSSYGILDVEKDDGRLATVRGLVEKPKPEEAPSTLSIIGRYILQPEVFDHLEKQQRGAGNEIQLTDAMAKLIGTQPFHGLRFEGTRYDCGDKVGFIEATLAHALRRPDMADKVREMLRKYC